From Coffea arabica cultivar ET-39 chromosome 2e, Coffea Arabica ET-39 HiFi, whole genome shotgun sequence, the proteins below share one genomic window:
- the LOC113729396 gene encoding putative disease resistance protein RGA3 produces MAEAAVISATVKALLQPPLEKAVALISEQLNLSWGFKKDLKRLRRSLIIIQAFLLDAQTPAVRGEALKLWLQSLEDVAFDADDVLDEFSYEMLRLKVKKTSSRGKKKVSFFFSLSQNSILFHWKMVPKVQEVTVNLKLLNEEASSFGLQAQMECSSTTKTSFPICADNRIGIRRETDSATCDPIMVGRDENLLEIVSKLLSPTDEVVSVVPLVGMGGIGKTTLARLVFNDKRVKRHFDKRIWVCVSETFDAIRLFRLILESLTGKNVEVGSRDVIIQEIQKELGGRRYLLVLDDVWNEIPAVWDDFMGSLLGVNQNKGNHIIVTTRKQQAASIIANHPLLVLGKLSSDECWSIIKEKASLGRVIPFELEDIGRKIAEKCQGLPLAASIIGGMLRNKESDEWLSILESSLLGSSANGNSILQLLKLSFDHLPSPYLQKCFAYCSIFSKDHDIEREQLIQLWMAEGYIQPSVGNGPEKENMGYAFFDILLKSSLFQEVILDEYCNITHCKMHDLVHDLAQSVSDFGKTGADGTYKIRYLALESFGEKTCPISKDNARYLRTLFLETNTFDDVPTCKFLRVLNLSWAEIEQLPTSICRLIHLRYLDLSSTAIKGLPISVCKLYNLETLRVKECYSLRELPDKFRNLISLRHFDFSTFDSKFEMPPKIGQLTCLQTLRFFNVGHDKGRQIEELGFLKNLSGRLVIRNLERVKDKEAAQRADLFGKPNLYKLEFEWSWDRNGVMNDKNVLKGLQPHPNLKSLTIRDFMGDRLPSWVMRMEVCIDNSFLRLKNLIEVKLLHCRNLQEIPTFGHLPFLERLVLDGLHKITSIRSSFYNNGASVGGQGRTKLFPALKALILDNMPNLTEWMEADVTSTAGNMEVFPSLEELKIRYCTRLTTAPRHFSHLKKLEIKHVNHGLPVTKICSEVKTLISLDIERVCHLTSLPDVLSHNNQNLEFLKLKHCPDLTHIVPEWGFGACLREFQICNCDNLMELPNDLHSLKSLERLEIDSCPKLKSFPTPNGQEGLKSLRHLRIYNCGGLTSLPGEMLDSCTWLESLWVNYCRNLASLPVNLHHMSALSSLEVFKCPKLTSLPEGLCCLSRLSELQIGPFSNSMDFDPFQIIFNGLHLLSSSLRELTLYGWPHWDALPCQLQHLTALTELQIHNFSIDALPHWIGNLVSLEALCLHFCEKLRFLPCMQNLSKLNSLSILFCPLLEERCTPQIGPDSQWSRISHIPHIYIDGRRIQA; encoded by the coding sequence ATGGCAGAAGCTGCAGTGATAAGTGCAACTGTAAAGGCCCTTTTGCAACCTCCATTAGAGAAGGCTGTAGCCCTCATTTCTGAACAGCTGAATCTTTCATGGGGTTTCAAGAAAGACTTGAAAAGGCTGAGAAGATCACTGATCATAATTCAAGCCTTCTTGCTTGATGCACAGACACCTGCAGTCAGAGGTGAGGCCCTCAAGCTCTGGTTGCAGAGCCTTGAAGATGTTGCTTTTGATGCCGATGATGTCTTGGATGAGTTCAGCTACGAAATGCTCAGACTGAAGGTTAAGAAAACTTCTAGCCGAGGAAAGAAAAAGGTAAGCTTCTTCTTCTCTCTGTCGCAAAATTCAATACTGTTTCATTGGAAAATGGTTCCTAAAGTTCAAGAAGTGACTGTAAACTTAAAATTGCTGAACGAAGAAGCAAGTAGCTTTGGCCTCCAAGCTCAAATGGAATGTTCAAGTACAACTAAGACTAGCTTTCCTATTTGTGCTGATAATAGAATTGGAATAAGAAGAGAGACTGACTCTGCAACTTGTGATCCAATAATGGTTGGAAGAGATGAGAATTTATTGGAAATAGTAAGTAAGTTATTGAGTCCAACTGACGAGGTTGTTTCAGTTGTACCACTGGTGGGCATGGGAGGGATAGGGAAGACAACCCTAGCTCGGCTTGTTTTCAATGATAAACGTGTTAAGAGGCATTTTGATAAGAGAATTTGGGTTTGCGTGTCTGAAACATTTGATGCCATCAGGCTGTTTCGATTAATTCTAGAATCATTGACCGGGAAAAATGTTGAGGTAGGGAGTAGGGATGTGataattcaagaaattcaaAAGGAATTGGGAGGTCGGAGATATCTGCTTGTCCTAGATGATGTGTGGAATGAGATCCCTGCGGTGTGGGATGATTTCATGGGGTCTTTGTTAGGAGTTAACCAAAATAAGGGCAATCACATTATTGTGACAACTCGAAAGCAACAGGCTGCATCCATCATAGCAAATCATCCTCTACTTGTCTTGGGGAAATTATCAAGTGATGAGTGTTGGTCCATCATAAAAGAAAAAGCATCTTTGGGCCGAGTAATACCTTTTGAATTGGAAGACATAGGGAGGAAGATTGCTGAAAAATGTCAAGGTTTGCCATTAGCTGCAAGCATAATTGGTGGCATGCTAAGAAATAAAGAAAGTGATGAGTGGCTCTCAATTCTAGAGAGCAGCCTGTTAGGTTCAAGTGCTAATGGAAATAGCATCTTGCAACTACTTAAATTGAGCTTTGATCACTTGCCATCTCCATATTTGCAAAAATGTTTTGCTTACTGCTCAATTTTCAGCAAGGATCATGACATTGAAAGGGAACAACTAATTCAACTCTGGATGGCAGAGGGATATATTCAACCAAGTGTTGGAAATGGACCAGAAAAGGAGAACATGGGCTATGCCTTTTTTGACATTTTGCTGAAGAGTTCCTTATTTCAGGAAGTAATATTGGATGAGTATTGCaacataacacattgtaaaatgcATGATCTTGTACATGATCTTGCACAATCTGTTTCCGATTTTGGAAAAACTGGTGCGGACGGAACTTACAAGATTCGTTACCTTGCACTGGAATCATTTGGAGAAAAGACATGTCCAATTAGCAAGGACAATGCGAGATATCTGCGGACATTGTTCTTGGAAACTAATACATTTGATGATGTTCCTACTTGCAAGTTCTTGCGTGTTCTTAACTTGAGTTGGGCAGAGATTGAGCAATTGCCAACCTCAATTTGCAGGTTGATACATTTACGGTATCTTGATCTATCAAGTACTGCAATCAAAGGTTTGCCAATCTCTGTTTGCAAGCTTTACAACTTGGAGACTTTGAGAGTTAAGGAGTGCTATTCTCTAAGAGAGCTTCCTGATAAGTTCAGGAATTTGATAAGCCTGAggcattttgatttttctacaTTCGATTCCAAGTTCGAAATGCCACCTAAAATAGGGCAACTTACTTGTCTTCAAACATTAAGATTCTTCAATGTTGGTCATGATAAGGGTCGTCAGATTGAAGAATTGGGATTTCTAAAAAACCTTTCTGGTAGGCTGGTTATCCGCAATCTTGAGAGAGTCAAGGACAAAGAAGCAGCCCAAAGGGCAGATTTGTTTGGAAAGCCAAATCTATACAAGTTGGAATTCGAGTGGAGTTGGGACAGGAATGGTGTTATGAATGACAAGAATGTGCTGAAAGGTCTCCAGCCTCACCCAAATTTGAAAAGCTTGACAATCCGAGATTTTATGGGAGATCGGTTACCTTCATGGGTTATGAGAATGGAAGTTTGTATTGATAATTCATTCCTGAGACTCAAAAATTTGATAGAGGTCAAATTGTTGCACTGCAGAAACTTGCAGGAAATCCCAACATTTGGGCATCTGCCATTTCTTGAGCGTCTTGTACTAGATGGACTACATAAGATAACAAGCATTAGATCTTCATTCTACAACAATGGTGCTTCTGTGGGTGGTCAAGGACGAACAAAGTTATTTCCAGCACTCAAGGCTCTGATCCTAGACAATATGCCCAACCTTACAGAGTGGATGGAGGCTGATGTTACGTCAACAGCAGGTAATATGGAAGTGTTTCCCTCCCTTGAAGAGTTGAAGATAAGGTATTGTACCCGATTGACCACTGCTCCCAGACATTTCTCTCATCTTAAAAAATTAGAGATCAAGCATGTTAACCATGGCTTACCAGTTACAAAAATTTGCAGTGAAGTGAAGACTCTCATAAGTCTAGATATTGAACGTGTGTGTCATCTCACTTCTCTTCCGGATGTGCTATCACATAACAATCAGAATCTTGAATTTCTGAAGTTGAAGCACTGTCCTGATTTAACTCATATTGTTCCCGAATGGGGCTTTGGTGCTTGTCTTCGTGAGTTCCAGATATGCAATTGTGATAATCTTATGGAACTTCCTAATGACTTGCATAGCCTCAAATCTCTTGAAAGACTGGAGATAGACTCATGCCCCAAACTCAAGTCCTTTCCAACTCCAAACGGACAGGAAGGTCTTAAGTCCCTTCGGCATCTGAGGATATACAACTGTGGAGGATTAACCAGTCTGCCTGGTGAAATGCTTGACTCATGTACCTGGCTTGAGTCCTTGTGGGTGAATTACTGCCGCAATCTTGCATCCCTTCCCGTTAATTTGCATCATATGTCTGCTCTCTCATCCTTGGAAGTATTCAAATGTCCGAAATTGACCAGTTTGCCTGAGGGGCTTTGCTGTCTTAGCAGATTAAGTGAACTACAGATTGGTCCATTTTCGAATTCTATGGATTTTGATCCATTTCAAATCATCTTCAATGGCCTTCATTTACTGTCCTCGTCCCTCCGGGAACTAACTTTATATGGCTGGCCTCATTGGGATGCTCTGCCCTGTCAACTTCAGCATCTCACAGCCCTAACGGAGCTACAGATACATAATTTTTCTATAGATGCTTTGCCACATTGGATTGGGAACCTTGTGTCTCTCGAAGCACTGTGTCTACATTTTTGTGAAAAACTGCGCTTTTTACCTTGTATGCAAAACCTTAGCAAATTGAACAGCCTGTCAATCCTGTTCTGTCCCTTGCTAGAGGAAAGATGCACCCCTCAAATTGGCCCTGACTCCCAGTGGTCCAGGATTTCCCATATTCCTCATATTTATATAGATGGAAGAAGAATCCAGGCCTAG